One region of Pedosphaera parvula Ellin514 genomic DNA includes:
- a CDS encoding M23 family metallopeptidase, with the protein MVGSISVPLKRNLALLLIAVCGLRAQAELFQLPTTNRALFEKGGEERFFVGTVGKTWTSGTFGCVRSDGFQMHEGLDIRCLQRDRRGEPIDPVNATADGTVAYINKKPSLSNYGNYIILKHQVEGMEIYSVYAHLHSIREGLNVGQAVKAGENIAVMGRTANTHEGISKDRAHVHYELNVLLNDRYAEWHRKNLPGQRNDHGNWNGQNLNGIDPRLILLAQQQEGKNFSLVHFIQSETELCRVFVRNANFQYLKRYAPLITHNPTAEKLGIVGYEMALDYNGVPINLIPRSTSEIKGNGRFLLLSVNEAEQKKNPARHLVVKKGSRWELTTHGENLLDLLTF; encoded by the coding sequence ATGGTAGGCTCAATTTCTGTTCCTCTAAAACGCAATCTTGCGCTGCTATTGATTGCCGTTTGTGGATTACGCGCACAGGCAGAACTGTTTCAACTGCCCACGACCAACCGGGCTCTTTTCGAAAAGGGTGGCGAGGAAAGGTTTTTTGTCGGTACGGTCGGCAAAACCTGGACGAGTGGCACCTTCGGCTGCGTTCGTTCCGATGGTTTTCAAATGCACGAGGGCCTGGACATTCGCTGCCTTCAACGGGATAGGCGTGGTGAACCGATTGATCCGGTTAACGCCACTGCCGATGGTACGGTCGCCTACATTAACAAAAAGCCGTCCCTCTCAAATTACGGTAATTACATCATTTTAAAGCATCAGGTTGAAGGCATGGAAATCTACTCCGTCTATGCTCATCTCCATTCCATTCGCGAGGGACTGAATGTCGGTCAGGCCGTGAAGGCTGGCGAAAATATTGCCGTCATGGGCCGCACCGCCAACACTCACGAGGGCATTTCCAAAGATCGTGCGCATGTGCACTATGAACTGAATGTCCTGCTGAACGATCGTTATGCCGAATGGCACAGGAAAAACTTACCGGGCCAGCGAAATGACCATGGAAACTGGAACGGCCAGAATCTAAATGGCATCGACCCTCGTTTGATTCTGCTGGCGCAGCAACAGGAGGGAAAGAATTTCAGCCTGGTTCACTTTATACAATCTGAGACGGAGCTTTGCCGGGTATTCGTGCGCAATGCCAATTTTCAATACTTGAAACGTTATGCCCCCCTGATCACCCACAATCCCACCGCTGAGAAGCTGGGCATTGTAGGTTACGAAATGGCGTTGGACTACAACGGCGTTCCGATCAATTTAATCCCCCGCTCCACTTCCGAAATAAAAGGGAATGGCAGATTCCTCCTCCTATCTGTAAATGAGGCTGAACAGAAAAAAAATCCTGCGCGGCACCTCGTCGTCAAGAAGGGAAGTCGTTGGGAGCTGACCACCCATGGTGAAAACTTGCTGGATCTCCTCACATTTTAA
- a CDS encoding prepilin-type N-terminal cleavage/methylation domain-containing protein — MSLALLFPRSVVNSETRPHTSRLGAGFTLIELLVVIAIIALLAGLLLPALSRAKSQGASASCMNNLKQMEVCFHLYTLDFSDTMPPNNFVYDILSGQPIDSGISWCTNLAPFDTNLAGIENGMLYQYNRSAAIYHCPADKSLVRTPGGTTLGQQRLRSYNMSQSINGYPDYDPLMAQQTLSYKKYTDIKDPPTSGLMVFIDVHEDEIVDTLFGIPIQSDTWFHNMWWDLPANRHNQGCNLSFADGHVEHWKWRVPKTVTVTGNAAQPVAAGELPDYRRVESVVRQAAQ, encoded by the coding sequence ATGAGCCTGGCACTCTTATTTCCTCGATCTGTGGTTAATTCAGAAACGCGACCACATACTTCGCGGCTCGGGGCGGGATTCACTTTAATCGAACTCCTCGTAGTCATCGCCATTATCGCCCTGTTGGCTGGTTTGCTTCTTCCGGCATTGAGCCGTGCAAAATCTCAGGGTGCGAGCGCTTCCTGTATGAATAACCTGAAGCAAATGGAGGTTTGTTTTCATCTTTACACCTTGGATTTCTCGGACACGATGCCGCCAAATAACTTCGTTTATGACATTCTTTCAGGCCAACCGATAGACAGTGGTATCTCCTGGTGCACCAACCTTGCTCCATTCGATACCAATCTGGCGGGGATCGAAAATGGGATGCTTTACCAATATAACCGTTCAGCGGCCATTTATCATTGTCCCGCCGACAAATCACTGGTGAGGACTCCCGGCGGTACCACGTTGGGTCAACAACGCCTCAGAAGCTATAACATGAGCCAGTCCATCAATGGATACCCCGATTATGATCCACTCATGGCTCAACAGACGCTTAGTTATAAAAAATACACAGATATCAAGGACCCGCCTACAAGCGGATTAATGGTATTTATTGATGTGCACGAGGATGAAATTGTCGACACATTGTTCGGCATTCCAATCCAGTCTGACACTTGGTTCCACAACATGTGGTGGGATCTTCCCGCCAACCGCCACAACCAGGGATGCAACCTTTCCTTCGCAGATGGCCATGTCGAGCACTGGAAATGGCGGGTGCCTAAAACTGTGACTGTAACCGGCAACGCAGCACAACCAGTCGCAGCCGGCGAACTTCCGGATTATCGACGCGTCGAATCTGTCGTCCGACAAGCTGCACAATAA